Within Aspergillus oryzae RIB40 DNA, chromosome 2, the genomic segment TTAGTATCTTCTCTTTGGCGACATCTGTTCTAACGGTCCAACTCTCTCGCCCTGTGGCCTGACTTGTATGGTCTGCTCCATCCATTGCATGACTCCTACTATGCTGTCTACTTCCACGCACGTGTAAAGGTCAGGCGCGTGGTCTACATTGTCGTCCGTTACTtgattctattcttctttctttctcactCCTTCACTCGTCTGAATTTATCGGTATTCATTTTGATCAGTCGATCTTTTCCGCCCAAGATGCCTTCTTTCAAACCAACTCTCCATCCATTGCAAACCCCTCGGACTATGGTCTTTCCATCAGAGCTTCAAGAGGACTCAGGATCTTCCAGCCTTTCAGCAGGCAATGGTAGAGGGGATGAACCACTCTCGACACCAATCACACCTCCCGCAGCCTACACAGAGTTCCTCAAGAAGTTTCAGCCTATCTTATCCCCTATCACTGGGGAGCCTGACTTTTCTAAGATCCACACCCTGAGGGAAGGCCACTCCACCGCATCAAATTCTCCAATGTCCCAGCCCGCATCACGCCCGACCAGTGCAGTCAGTGGTACATTCAGCTTCAGTGGTGACTCGTCCAGGTCAGCCGCCGCTTCGCtgccaccaccaacaccgtACACAGCACCTCCAGTCAGAAGAGACCCAAGGAGCCTGCGGGCTTTACGTATcccgcctcctcccaagtATTCGCCGATTATTGAGGCCCCCAGAAGTGCAAACACCCTCTATTCACCTTACTCTGCGTCTCCTTCGGATTGGAGATTGCGCTACTGGGAAGGCCCACACAGCGCGGTTCCCAGTGGAAGATTCAGCGTACGGCATGTCATCACTCATACCATAACCTTCAAACGAACACAGCTCGATGATCCTCCTAAGGGAAAGCGGAGAAAGCGCGAGGACTCGAATGAGCCCTAGATTTTTCAATGTCCGGTATCATGAAAGTTTATTTTGGAAACGGTCAGGTGCACTAGCGCAGGCTTTCGGCGTTATGGCGTTGAGGGAAATGCTTTTACTTAGGATAGGCGATGGTTAAATTGattttccttgatatctTTCCACTGCGGGGTCCTTCTCTACTATGTCCATAGAAAATTGACATAATGCCTTGGTGGCTCCGATgccttcgttttcttcgtcaGCAGGTTCCCTTTGCTTACTTGCCCGTACAGGAAGGTAAATGATATGCTAATGATTAACTCCTATCATGATTTATGTGTTTACAAACTCTGTTCTGTCTTGGCCTGCTAGGAAAACATGAATTTCCGCAGAAACTATCCCAATGTATTTTGGATTATGTTGACCATAGGAAAAAGCTCACACTAAATGTTTAAGAGCAGCCATGTTCACACGACGATCTATCATAGGGCGAAACCCGCTTTGACCCGATGACTTGTGCCAGTGAATTGAATTTGAAGGCCCGAGCTCAAGATGACATCCCGACACCGATATATTGGAGTTGGTGTGTCGACCCGCCAGACCGGATCCATTATGATGTCGTATGGGTTTACCAGATGCCCCGCTCGGTCTCATTCTCGTCTGTGATAGTCACACGTGTTAATCTAACACAGGTAATCAGTGACCTCTTCCCACTGGTTTCGCTTTACCGCAGCCAGTCCGATGGCAGGATCCTTGGGTAGGGTCGAGCAAAGAACGCCAGCGAGACCCGGGGATCTGGTAACGGCGGCGATTGGGCTTCCCTTGCGGACGGGCATGcggctgaggctgaggggTGCTGAGAAACCGCCAAAAGGAACAATGGGAGAAGATATCAGCGAAACAGGCGCGGTGACATGCATCCTAGCGTGTTCCTACCCTACCACCCGACTCAATGGACGGATTTCTCCGTGTTGTTGCCCAACTCTATGCACCATGGCTTCCTCGATCAAGGATATCCGGCATCTTGGGGAGTCAATACAGCGTAGGCCCACCGAGGACTAGCGATACACCAATTCGAGTGTGATGAAAACTGGCTAGCAAGTCAGGAAGGTTGAAGTGGATGTTGGTTCGACAGTAGTTGAACGTTGTTCAGTTCGATGGTACTGTACCGTCCGTCCATGGCGTATTGATGGAATACCGTTGGTGTAATATTACTGTTGTGTAATTTACACGATACGGCGCCAGCCCTACTCAGCCGTGGTGGAAGGATTCAGGACGTCTACTCTATCACTCCCCCGTAAACTTTGCTCGCTGCGAAGCTGGAACTAACCGCCTGTTAGTTTAATCTCAGTGGTGGCTGATTGTGTTTCGCCCCTGCAAATCAGCAGCCTACTCGATCTTTGGAGTCTCTCCACAATCGGCGACCGCGAAGCCAAGCGTGATCGTCTCTGATCCTCTACCGGGCCTGATTGGTAGAGAAGACGCGCTCGACGTTTCATGTTCTCTGCAGAATGCACATGTAGGGGGGCTACATTCTACGGCGGGTGGCTAGAAGACGGTGGCTTCAGGATCCCGGTCAATGGAAGACTTCTCAAAGGTGTTTCATCCGATTACACTGTAGAGATTGCGCCGCAATCATGCCGCAGGCAGCCTGCATGACCGCCTCCACGTTCACTTTAACGGTGCCTATCGTACCGGAGTCCCAACTCAAGGGATTACAAATTTgacagaaacaaagacgGAGGGGCTACACGGCATTCAATTTTGACTTTTTGCCCATCGTTCTCACCTCCATCCAGCAATCCGTCGATTCCAGCCATtgagggagggaagaggcACAGGAACTGGCAGAGTACCAGCGCTTCGTGAGGTCTACCAAAAAAGGTCCGCTCAGAGCCAATCAAGGCGACACCAAAGACATGGCACCTGCAGTTAAGCGCCGGCACTAGACTGGTTTCGGAGGAGAATGGAGTCGTTCCCCTCAGACGGTCCGCAGCGCAACGGCCGATGATTGGCAGCGGGGCAGAAGAATGTGTGGGGACGACGGATGACGTGGGAAATGTGATGAGTGGGAACCCTCGGCGCTACGCTCCTattttcgtctttttttttatttttcatctTGGGGATGTAGTCTCGGTATATGcccttgactttctttgcttttttctctttttcgATTTCGATCCCGCTTGCTGGATCCTTCGGGAGTGTCCTGACCAATAGAATGTATGAGAACATCGCACTTCCTCATTGTTGTTGGTTAACGGGAACCAATGAGGTGCATCATCACACAATTAACCCTGTATTGCCGCCGTGATATCAACTATCGAAACCGGTCAACAGGGATCGTCGCGCGCCCACCGTCCATGGAAGGATTCTATCCACTGGAATAAGCAGCCAATCCGGCACTACTGTCTAGCCCGGATCGTTGTGATGAATTTCGACCGGGGAGTCACTGCATCCCGGTCAGCCAATACCGAGATGTGAATGCCCCTCTACTGTGAtggaggtcgaggagacgGTTACAGACCAAATGTCCAAGACGGAGGGACagaggggaggaggggaaggcCATGCGtaagagggggaggggtaGGCACACCTCCTGTACATGCCTACAGCACTAGGGTTTGTATTCCCTGCAGGCTTTCTATTTTCATCACAGACTAAGGAAGTTATTTTGGGTACATCTTTTTCTGGAGGACCGGGATTCTTAGTGGTGGGTGTAGACAAGGGTGGATATTTTTGGTAACGCCCATATCAAGTGTCTCTATTTTTGGATctgggtttggtggttgcTATATACAATGAATGTATCCTGTGCTGATTGCGATGAGGATTAAGCTGCGATTGTTGAAATGCAAGTAGCTTGTTCGTATGGAATCATACGGCCAACGGGGGTGATTGAGTCTTGTGCAAGCTTCAAACTTTGCTCGCCGCCTACCAAAGTCAATATTTTCAAGAATGTCCTGGAAAGGACCATCTGGCTGGCAATCCATAGCCAGACCCCTCCTTGACTAGTGCCGGGTGACGGTTGCAGAATTCAGGGAATGGTCGGTTCTCCTGCatatccttttcctcctccaagccctAAGTCAGCATGCTAATTCTATGAATAGCTCATGTTGACGCCAAATACCCCCTTGGTGGAGATCTCCCGCATCGACCGTCTTCATCAAGGGCTTCAACTCGATATCACAGTCAGCACACGGCGGCTATACCACGCCAGCATCTGTGATAAGGGGTGCATCATGTCCACATCCACTGCAGATGAattcttccccctctcctcGAGCCCTTGTGGGCATACCAATGAGATCGTGTTAttgctctttcttcatcagatGCCGAGACTGATCTGGCGTGGATGGCCCCGGCTTATGCTAAATTAAGCACTTCCCCTGCAGGACGGGGTTGACTCTTTATGGCATCACATTCTTGGCCGGGACTATGGTCGCATTATCACCACTGATTGCCGCTCACCTCGTCTGATATGCTTCTTGGTCTCCGCGTTTGATCATCGTGAATGAAGGGTCTAGTCTCTTGTACGATACGGTATCGTACCTGTAGATGGGTTTTTAGTATTTACCGTGACGAATTCGATCGAACGGGTTTCCTGGTAGAATGTCACAGGAAGCGGATATCTAGGGGTGAGATTCCTCTATCTTGTTTTCCAACGGCAGGTTTCAAGCCGCGGGAGTGATGAGCGGGACGGATACAGGCGGAAGTGGATGTGGTGCGTTCATCGCCTCGTGATCTATGATGCGGACATTGCTGACATGAGACGAATAGATGGGCCACTACGTTACATGTTTCTACTCCGAGGGAGATGATTTGTGTTTATTTCCTGGTCTCAAAGAGGGACAGATCATGGTGAGTAGTATACTTATACTGAAGATTGTACACGGGATACTCCCGTATATAAAAGCGTATATACAGGACGTAGAGACGGACcacaaaccacaaacaaacaatgaTGTCGACCTGCCGCCGTGCCAAGAGACTATAAAACTATAATTAGAACCCACGATCGTCAGCCCCTCAAACCAAGACGAGGTTTTCTCCTCCATTCCTCCCTGGAAGGACGAATAATAGCACCAACAATAAGACCTTTTCCACTGCAAGGGAAAAATTACTGTGGCGCTAAAAGCCGACCTTTATCCCGTGATCCACCAGCGTTTCCCGCCCATTGATCGTTTCTCCAAACCACCACCTCTTCAGATGTATCGTCCATCTTCGCAGCCCGGCTGTTAGCCAGTCTGAGCGTCGTCCTGCAATCCAGTTCGTGTTATTCCTGATTCGGAAACCACTTCcctttttttgcttttcttttacctgtCCCCTGTGGTATCTCTCCTATTTCGCCATGTCTCAAGCGCCGCCTTTCACCCCCGACAGCGAGTTTGCCGCCCTCGAGACGCCCCGCGTCCCGACGGGCAGTCTCTCCATCACCGCGTTAGCTCGGTTTGAGTTCGAAGCCGGAAAGGCCAATGAGGGAACGAAGATCTTGATGATTGAATGGGAAGACGATGACTTGACCCGATCCTCCGCCGGCGGCGCCTGGCATGTCTCCTGGGAAGGCAAGCAGGCTGTGCTGCCGGCCGACGAACGAACCAACGACCACACCCGCCGCGTAtacttcctcctcccaccgCATGTGACCATCCCGCCCGTCGTCACCTTATCGTATGAACCCCCGACCACGGAGTCGGCTGCCAAGAAGCACTCCCTGCAACTGAACCCCCTACCGGCCATCTTCCCGCCAGAATTGGGTGCGGACGGGCGGTCCGCCGGCAAGAAGGGTGTTCTGCACACGATCTGGGCAAAGAAACGGCTGCAGTCACTGGACAAGGAGATTCGGGAGGAATGTCTCACCAACGCGGAGGGCATTGCCTTACACATGGCgctgcaggagaaggaatggatcgAGACGAATTTTGGAGTCGGATCGAATGCAGACTCTCAGAGAAACTCCATCCAGAGTAATCCTGACCCGCGCTATCCCATGGGCCCGACTACGCCCGTCTCGCCCAGTACCGGAGGCAAACTAGGAGAAAAGCTGAAGGGACTGCGTTTACAGACGGGCCAGCGCGAGCTGTCTCCCAAGTCGGATGGTGGGTTGCCACCCCTTTCCATGCATGAGGATACTTTACTAACACCGCCAGGGACGGCAGCGGCCACGCATCATCTACTCTCCCCTCAGTCCCCCGACGTCGCGGTGTCGTCCTTCACCTCTTTCCATACCGTCCAGCAGCCGACGCCCAAGGCCGAGGCGCCAGAACCGGTCCGGACGGTGGCGCATTACCCGCCCGAGTCGATCCAAGCGCAGCAGAACCGCGACGAGAACAACAACGGGTTCGCGTCGTTGGGCACGATCGCGCGCACGTCCAGCGCCGACTCGGGCGAGGACCTGTTCGCCAAGGCGCTGAGTCCGCGATCGCCGGATCTGCCGCGGAGTCCGTTTTCGTTTGCGCCGGAGCGGGTGATGTAGTGCGATTATGATTTCGTTGGCTCTTTCATTCTCTTATGATTCCCCTACAGCGTGACGATCGTGAAACGAGACAGTATGTGTACATAGACAGATAGTAGTGGAGGATATACTACTATGCGAGTACTTTTACATGACCAATATCAAGGCAGATATGCCAGCCCTACCTCCACAAATAAACAATAGTGTAAAAGAACATCACCACTCACACACGCCCCAACTCAACCATCCACCCTCCATACCACACCTCACCCATAAAAATCCAACCCAACACACctcaattcctcttcttagCCCCGCCCTTCCCCTTAACCCCCGAACTAACCCCCTCAGCctccaccccagcagcagaagaagaagaagaagaagaaccccccttcttcccatccatatcctccacctcctGCGCATCCTTCCGCTCCGCATACCACTGCCCCGCCTGcaaaaccaaaaccccaaTCAAAACCAACGCAAGAATAGTATTGCTAGCCGCAAGCACCTTCAACGAATCCTCCCGTCCCAAAATCTGCCCCTTATCCTCTTCACTCGTAGCCAAATCCTCCCCATACTTGCCCGCGCTGACCAACCTCAACCCCTTAACGATATTGGCAATGTAGACGGTGATTCCGCACATGTAGAGAACCAGCGACGCGCCGTCGAAGAGCATGTTTGATTCGGAGGGCTTGTAGAGCTTGAGGATTAGGccgaggaggccgaggaagatgacgatg encodes:
- a CDS encoding uncharacterized protein (predicted protein) translates to MPSFKPTLHPLQTPRTMVFPSELQEDSGSSSLSAGNGRGDEPLSTPITPPAAYTEFLKKFQPILSPITGEPDFSKIHTLREGHSTASNSPMSQPASRPTSAVSGTFSFSGDSSRSAAASLPPPTPYTAPPVRRDPRSLRALRIPPPPKYSPIIEAPRSANTLYSPYSASPSDWRLRYWEGPHSAVPSGRFSVRHVITHTITFKRTQLDDPPKGKRRKREDSNEP
- a CDS encoding uncharacterized protein (predicted protein) yields the protein MSQAPPFTPDSEFAALETPRVPTGSLSITALARFEFEAGKANEGTKILMIEWEDDDLTRSSAGGAWHVSWEGKQAVLPADERTNDHTRRVYFLLPPHVTIPPVVTLSYEPPTTESAAKKHSLQLNPLPAIFPPELGADGRSAGKKGVLHTIWAKKRLQSLDKEIREECLTNAEGIALHMALQEKEWIETNFGVGSNADSQRNSIQSNPDPRYPMGPTTPVSPSTGGKLGEKLKGLRLQTGQRELSPKSDAATHHLLSPQSPDVAVSSFTSFHTVQQPTPKAEAPEPVRTVAHYPPESIQAQQNRDENNNGFASLGTIARTSSADSGEDLFAKALSPRSPDLPRSPFSFAPERVM
- a CDS encoding putative secretory component protein shr3 (predicted protein), translating into MAFRNGSFATFLIVCPTAFFLGIIFSLLPYDYPILWSNHPTPPTHYDYFEAHLRFLHASPPLIPRILHIVIFLGLLGLILKLYKPSESNMLFDGASLVLYMCGITVYIANIVKGLRLVSAGKYGEDLATSEEDKGQILGREDSLKVLAASNTILALVLIGVLVLQAGQWYAERKDAQEVEDMDGKKGGSSSSSSSAAGVEAEGVSSGVKGKGGAKKRN
- a CDS encoding uncharacterized protein (predicted protein) — translated: MHPSVFLPYHPTQWTDFSVLLPNSMHHGFLDQGYPASWGVNTAPTQPWWKDSGRLLYHSPVNFARCEAGTNRLLISVVADCVSPLQISSLLDLWSLSTIGDREAKRDRL